From a single Flavobacteriales bacterium genomic region:
- a CDS encoding IS110 family transposase produces the protein MKHWIGIDVSSATLDFALLDEHGVHLESLQVSNGRTAVMTLMNSWKKRYGVDTGECLVCLEPTGHYTLMLLNLIVEQHWHAWLAHPLDIQKSMGIKRVKNDKVDALRIAQYARTFREKTRLFTAQNLKLDKLKHLLTRRQHLVRVRAMYKKHLSDLNRYMDKDIKKAFDQLDKRLIVASDRAVIRVEQLIMAQIKADDITSEQYNLLLTIPGVGPQLASYLIALTDGFHRFTNPRELACHAGVAPFERSSGSSIRGRTQVSHQANKILKTMLHMAALANVQREGELKVYFQRKVSEGKKPILVVNAVRNKIIHCVCAVIRNNRPYEQRQLVQN, from the coding sequence ATGAAGCATTGGATCGGTATCGATGTGAGCAGTGCAACCTTGGATTTCGCATTGCTCGATGAACACGGTGTTCACTTGGAGAGCTTGCAAGTAAGCAATGGTCGTACAGCCGTAATGACGCTAATGAACAGCTGGAAGAAACGATACGGAGTTGACACCGGGGAATGCCTAGTGTGTTTGGAACCTACCGGGCACTATACGTTGATGTTGCTTAATCTGATCGTGGAGCAGCACTGGCATGCTTGGTTGGCGCACCCGCTCGATATACAAAAGAGCATGGGCATCAAGCGTGTGAAGAACGACAAAGTGGACGCTTTGCGGATCGCGCAATACGCACGCACATTTCGAGAGAAAACACGTTTGTTCACAGCACAGAACCTCAAGCTCGATAAACTCAAGCACCTGCTCACACGTAGGCAACACTTGGTTCGCGTCAGAGCCATGTACAAGAAGCATCTCTCGGACCTGAACCGCTACATGGACAAGGACATTAAAAAGGCGTTCGACCAACTTGACAAGCGTTTGATCGTTGCTTCTGATCGTGCCGTGATACGCGTAGAGCAACTGATCATGGCACAGATCAAAGCCGATGATATAACCAGTGAACAATACAACCTGTTGCTCACGATCCCCGGCGTAGGCCCACAATTAGCGAGCTATTTGATCGCGCTCACCGATGGCTTCCATCGATTTACGAACCCACGCGAACTGGCATGTCATGCTGGTGTAGCTCCATTTGAGCGTAGTTCTGGTAGCAGTATTCGCGGACGAACGCAAGTATCACATCAAGCCAACAAGATCCTTAAGACCATGCTCCACATGGCTGCACTTGCCAACGTGCAACGCGAAGGAGAATTAAAGGTCTACTTCCAACGCAAAGTATCTGAAGGCAAGAAGCCGATATTGGTTGTCAATGCGGTCCGTAATAAGATCATCCATTGTGTTTGCGCCGTGATCCGCAACAACCGGCCCTATGAGCAGCGGCAATTAGTGCAGAATTGA